The Rhabdothermincola sediminis genome contains the following window.
CGGTCACCTCCGTGCTCGCCGGGTCACCGTGGAGGCGAGCGGGCGGCGCCGTGCGGCCCGTCCCCGGCGGCTGACGTTGTGGCTCCCCGGGCCGGATGGGGCGATCGCCGTCATGGACCATCCGATCGCGGCTCCTGCGGCCGCTCCGCGGTCCCTTGCCCGGAGCGAGGCCGGCTGACCGCCGTGCCGGTACGGACGCTGGTCGTCTGGTGCCCTGACTGGCCGGTGATCGCTGCCGGCCTGGCTCCCACTGCCCCGGCCATCGTCCTGCACGCCAACCGGGTCTTGGCCTGCTCGCCGGCGGCGCGCCGTGACGGGGTGCGCCGGGGGCAGCGTCGCCGGGAGGCGCAAGGCCGATCGCCGGCCGTCCAGGTGGTCGAGCGCGACGACGCTCGCGATGCTCGCCGCTTCGAGCCGGTCGTGCAGGCCCTCGAGCGGTTCACCCCGCGCCTCGAGGTGAGCCGTCCCGGCACCTGCGCGTTCGCCGTTCGTGGCCCGTCTCGCTACTTCGGTGGCGACGAATCGCTCGTCCACCAGGTGCACGCCGCCGTACGGCGACAGCTCGAACCGGGCTGGGACGCGTACGTGCGGGTCGGGGTGGCAGACAATCCCTTCGCCGCCAGATGGGCGGCCCGGACCGCAGAGCCGGTCACGGTCGTGCCGCCAGGGGAGAGCGCGGCCTTCCTCGCGCCGTTGCCCATCGCCGCCCTCGAACGACCCGAGCTGGTCGATGTCCTCGAGCGTCTCGGTCTGCACACCCTCGGGCAGTTCGCGGCTCTGGATGCGGCAGACGTGGTGGCGCGCTTCGGGGCAGAGGGGCTCGGCGCCCATCGGCTGGCACGCGGGCTCGACGAGCTCCCACCGGCCAGTACCCCCCCGCCCCCTGATCTGGAGGTGGTGCACGAACTCGACCCACCGGCTGACCGGGTCGATACCGCGGCCTTCGTGGCCAAGACGCTCGCCGACGAGCTGCACGCACGGCTGGGCGCGCTCGGGTTGGCCTGCACCCGGGTGCGCATCATCGCCGAGACCGGCCACGGTGAACGGCTCGAGCGGTGCTGGCGACACGAGGGCGCGCTCAGTGCCGGAGGGGTGGCCGACCGGGTCCGCTGGCAGCTCGACGGTTGGCTCAACGGGTCAGCCGCCACCCGCCCCACCGCTGGGATCACTCGATTGGTGCTGGTGCCCGACGGCGTGGTGGCCGCGACGGGCCGCCAACTCGGGTTCTGGGGCGGCGAGACCGCGGCGGCCGACCGCGTGGCTCGGGCAGTGGCCCGGGTGCAAGGGCTGCTCGGTTCCGGAGCGGCCAGCGTGCCCGAGTGGCGGGGAGGTCGAGGGCCGGGGGAACGTTACGGGTTGGCGCCTGCCGCGGGTATCGACCTGGCGGCGCCCCGATCGGTGGTGCCGCCGAGGGCCGTGAGTGCGCCGTGGCCGGGCCGCATCCCCGCCCCGTCACCAGCCACAGTGCCTGCCGATCCCATCCCCGCAGAGGTCCGGGATGCGGCGGGCCACCCAGTGGGGGTCAGCGCACGTGGCCTGGCCACCGCCGAACCCCATGAGGTGCGGATCGGTGCGGGACCATGGCAGCCGGTGGAGGCCTGGGCCGGGCCGTGGCCTGCTGACGAACGCTGGTGGGATCCCGAGACCCACCGCCGGCGGGCCCGGTGGCAGATCATCGCCGCGGGGCGAGCCGGCTTGTTCGCTGTGGAAGGTGGCCGATGGTGGGTGGAAGCGCTCTACGACTGATGGCTGCTGACCGGGTCGGCCGTGGTCGGTCGGCCGCTCTGCGTCGCGGCGATCACCTACCGGCCTCGGGTGCAGGCCTCCTTCGCGGCTCGGATCTGCTGGCGCAGTTCCTCGCTCGGTGGGCCTTTGCGTTCGGGCTTGTGGTGGCCCACGCCCGGCGGCCAGGCGACCCCGTGCTCGGCCAGGCAATCTCGGAACCACCGATTGCCCGGCTCACCGGAGCGCTCGCCCGGATCATCATCACCGGCCTCGACAGGTGCGTCTGTCTCGAGCTGAGTGGTGGTCGTCGTCGTGGTCGTGGCCGACTCCTGCTCGGGCAGGCCGGTGGTCGTCGTGGTGGCTTCAGGTTCGACGAAGGTGGTGTCCGGCGGCGCGGTGCCATCGTTGGCCTGGGCCAGAGCGATGCCGGCACCTGACGCGAGGATCAGCGCGCCAGCACCGAGAACGGCGGCAGTCCGTGTTCGCAGCGACATGGCAGCGCACCTCCCCGTCGGCAGCTGAAATCGAGAAGCCCATGGTACGCGAGCGTGCAGCCACGATGCGTGCGTGGTGATACTCGGGTGCATCGCGGCTGGTCGACCGCGGACGGCTCGTTCGGTTGCTTCGGGCGCACAGCTAGCTGTCTGGCGTGCTGCTTGATCGGTGCGGGGTGGTGGGTGCGGGAGGTGTTGTTGTCCGACCTCGCGGGTACGGTATCGAACACCAGTTCGATAGTGTGGTCGAGAGGAGGAGGCGGGATGCCATGGCCGGGACCGATGTACCCACGCTGGTGGCGCTCGAAGCCGAGATCTGTGCCATCGCCGCGTCACTGGCGGCCTCACGGGCTCAGCTGCTGGCGCTGGTGGGCGAGTTCGATGCTGCTGGTGGTTGGGTCGCCAACGGAGCACGCTCGTGCGCGCACTGGCTCGCGGAGCTGCTCGACATCGAGCTGTCCACCGCCCGTGAACACGTGCGGGTGGCGCGAGCGTTGCGCGAGCTGCCCGTGACCAAGCAGCAGTTCGACGCCAACGAGCTGTCGTACGCCAAGGTGCGCCAGCTCACCCGGGTCGCCACCGCCGACAACGAAGCGGAGCTGGTGGCGCTCGCCCACGTCTGCGCAGCGGGCGAGCTACCTCGTCGGCTGGCCGATTGGCAACGGCAACACGAGCCTGACCGAGCTCGAGAGCGGAAGTGGGTCGAGCGGGGTCTGTGGTTCCGGGACGAACCCAACGGCAACCGCACCCTCATCGCCCAGCTTCCCGCCGAACAGGTGACGATGCTGGAGACCCTGGTGGATGCCGAGGTGCTGTCCGGTGCAACCAGCGCGTCAGGAGCAGGAACACCGTTGCGTCACCAGCGTGCCGACGCGTTCGCTCGGCTCATCGACCGTCTCGTCGCAGACGCGTCCGCGGACGCGTCCGGAGAAGCTGGTCGGCGGGTGGAGCTGGTCCTGCACCGACGGATGGGCGAAACCAGTCTCGGCGACGGCATCGTGCTACCCGAGCCGGTGGCACGCCAGTTCACCTGCGATGCGGACCTGCGCGTGATGACGCATTGGGCCGACGGCAGCCCAGCTGACGTGGGCCGCCGCCACCGCCTCGTCACCCCACGATTGCGACGCCTGGTGACCGAACGCGACGGCGGCCGTTGCCGTTACCCGGGTTGCCGTGCCCGGCACTTCATCAAGGTCCATCACATCGTCCACTGGGAAGACGGAGGTCATACCCTCCTCGCCAACCTCATCTCGCTGTGCGGCTACCACCACCGTTTCGTCCACGAACACGGTTGGCCGGCCGGCTTCGACCCGCACCAGGCGGTCGGCGCAGCTTCACCACGTGCGGCATGAGCGCGACGCCGCGCTGGTCATGACCTTCGGGAACCCGCAGATCTCCTGGCGGGAGCTCGAACGCCGACTCTCAGGACGATCCCGTCCGGACACCGGCCTGATCGGTGACGGATCCGACAGCCCCGCCTGGTCACGCCGACGACCGGCCTACGAGCCGCAGTCACCGGCGCGCCGGCGCGGCAGCGTGCCCTATGCCGAGTTGCACTGCCATTCCAACTTCAGCTTCCTCGACGGGGCCTCCCACCCCGAGGAGCTGGTGGAGGAGGCCGCTCGGCTGGGACTCGAGGCGTTGGCCCTCACCGACCACGATGGGTTCTACGGCGTGGTGCGCTTCGCGGAAGCAGCACGAGCGCTCGAGCTGCCGACGATCTTCGGGGCCGAACTCACACTCGACCGTGCCAGCGCGCCGGTGGGCATGCCTGACCCCGGGGTCCACGCGCGCCGCGGTCTCATCGAGTCGCACGTCGTCGTGCTGGCTCGCGACCCACGAGGTTATGCCCTGCTGGCCCGGGCGATCAGTGAGGCCCAGTTACGTGGTGAGAAAGGTGCGCCGCGCGCTTCGCTCGCCGAGCTGAGCCGCCTCGGCGGCACGGCAGCGCCCCCCACCGACCAGGGTCACTGGATCGTGCTCACCGGGTGTCGCAAGGGTGCGGTACCCGCCGCGCTGGAGCGCGAGGGCCCGACGGCTGCGAGCCATGAGCTAGACCGACTGGTCGATCTGTTCGGCCGAGAGCACGTCGCGGTGGAGTTGTGGGACCACGACGGCCCACTCGACTCGGCTCGTAACGACGCTCTCACGGAGATCGCCATCCGCGCCGGTGTCGAGCTGGTGGTCACCAACAACGTGCACTATGCCCGTCCTTCCCGCCACCGAGTAGCGACCGCCCTTGCCGCGGTGCGAGCCGGCCGCTCACTCGACGAGATGGACGGATGGTTGCCCGCGTCCGCGAGCGCGCACCTGCGTTCGGGCGCCGAGCAAGCACGTCGCTTCGCTCGCTACCCGGGGGTTGTGGAGCGGGCCGCCGAACTGGGCTTGGCCTGCGCGTTCGACTTGTCGCTGATCGCACCGAGGTTGCCGCCGTTCCCTTGTCCCGACGGGCTCGATGAGATGGCGTATCTGCGCCGGCTCACCGAGCAGGGGGCCGAGCGACGGTACGGGCCACGCCACGCGGAGCGGGTCCCCGGCGCGTGGGTACAGATCGATCACGAGCTCGAGGTGATCGAGATGCTCGGCTATCCGGGGTACTTCCTGATCGTCTGGGATCTCGTCGAGTTCTGCCGTCAGCGAAATATCTACTGCCAGGGGCGAGGTTCGGCTGCCAACTCGGCGGTGTGCTACGCGCTCGGCATCACCAAGGCCGACGCGGTGTCACTAGGTCTGCTGTTCGAGCGTTTCCTCTCACCGGAGCGTGACGGCCCACCGGACATCGATATCGACATCGAGGGCGGTCGGCGCGAAGAGGTCATCCAGTACGTCTACGAACGCTACGGCCGCCACGATGCTGCCCAGGTCGCCAACGTCATCACCTACCGGGCCCGCTCGGCGGTGCGCGACATGGCCAGAGCGCTGGGCTTCTCGACCGGCCAACAAGACGCGTGGGCGAAGCAGGTCGACCGGTGGAGCTCGATCGATGCCATCGACGTGCACCCCGATCACGGCGTGCCGGCACCCGTGCTCGAGCTCGCTGCACAGATCCAGGACTTTCCCCGTCATCTCGGCATCCACTCAGGAGGCATGGTGTTGTGCGACCGGCCGGTCATCGAGGTGTGCCCGGTCGAGTGGGCTCGCATGGCCGACCGCAGCGTTCTGCAATGGGACAAGGACGATTGTGCGGCCGTGGGCCTGGTGAAGTTCGACCTGCTGGGGCTCGGGATGCTCTCCGCGCTGCACCACGCGGTGGATCTCGTTCGAGAAGCGCATGGCGTCGAGATCGACCTGGCCGACATCCCTCAAGACGATGCGGTCTACGACATGTTGTGCGATGCGGACACGGTGGGGGTGTTCCAGGTGGAGAGCCGAGCCCAGATGGCCACCCTTCCCCGCTTGAAGCCACGCACCTTCTACGACCTCGTGGTCGAGGTGGCCCTCATCCGGCCCGGACCTATCCAGGGTGGGTCGGTGCACCCGTACATCCGAAGGCGCAACGGCACCGAGCCGGTCACGTTTCCCCATCCGCTGCTCCAGCGGTCGTTGGCCAAGACGCTCGGTGTGCCACTGTTCCAAGAGCAGCTGATGCAGATGGCCATCGACGTCGCTGGTTTCACCCCCGGCGAAGCCGATCAACTTCGCCAAGCCATGGGCTCCAAGCGAAGCCACCAGCGCATGGAGCGGCTGCGTGCCCGCTTGTACGAAGGGATGGCCGATCGGGGTATCACCGGTGAGGTCGCTGACCAGATCTACGAGAAGCTCGCCGCGTTCGCCAACTTCGGCTTCCCCGAGAGCCACTCGGTGTCCTTCGCGTATCTCGTCTACGCGAGTGCGTGGATCAAACGCTATTACCCGGCGGCATTCTGTGCGGCGCTGCTCAACGCCCAACCAATGGGGTTCTACTCTCCGCACTCGCTGATACAGGACGCTCGCCGGCACGGCGTCGAGGTGCGCACCCCAGATCTCAATGCGTCGCGAGCAAAGGCCAGCCTCGAATGGCAGGAGAGCTCGACCATGATGTCGCCGGTCGCGAAGCTGCATCCGCACGCGCCGGACACCCCGCAACCCGCGCTGCGCTTGGGGTTGGGATCGGTACGCACCCTCGGCGATGATCTCGCCGAGCGATTGGTCGCTGAGCGCGACGCCGATGGTCCGTACCTCTCGATGGAAGACCTCAAACGCCGCGTCCAGGGACTGCGGCTCGACACCCTCGAAGCACTCGCCACTGCGGGGGCCTTCGGCTGTTTCACCGACCGTACGGGCGAGTCACTCGATCGCCGGCGGGCCCTGTGGAGCGTCGGTGCGCTGTCCCAGACGGGTGGCGACCGCCTTCCTGGCATCGTCACCGGGACCGAGGCCCCCTCTCTGCCCGGTATGAGCGAGCGAGAGCGATCCGCGGCCGACCTGTGGGCGACAGGGGTTGCTCCCGATGGACATCCCACCCGATTCGTGCGCGCCGAGCTCGACCGTTTGGGTGTGGTGCCCGCTGCTGCCTTGCGCGAGGTCGAGCCTGGCAGCAGGGTCTTCGTGGGTGGTGTGGTCACCCATCGTCAACGTCCTGCCACCGCCGCGGGCACCACCTTCATCAGCATCGAGGACGAGACCGGGCTGGTCAACGTGGTGTGCTCGAGGGGCTGCTGGAGTCGCTATCGGCGGGTCGCTCGCAGTTCCCCGGCGTTGCTGATTCGGGGGCGGGTCGAGGCTGCCGAGGGAGTGGTCAACGTGGTCGCGGAGAGCGTGTCGCCCCTCCCGGTGGACACCACAGCGCTGGTGGCACGCGACTTCCGGTGAGGACCTGTCGGTGTCATCGAAGCGGAGGGCAGCGATATCGTCGACCTCGCTCATCGGAGCGGTGCCAGACTGCAACTACGATGTGGCAGCTCCAGGGAGGAGGGGCGAGTGAAGGAGCTGGTGATCACCGATGCCGCGGTGAGTGTCGGCATCCTGATCCTGCGGCTGTCCGTCGGTGCGACGTTGATCGCCCATGGCTACAACCACATCTGGGGCGGGGGGAAGATCCAGGGCACCGCCCGGTGGTTCCAGGGCTTGGGCCTGAAACCGGGAGCGCTCCACGCGTGGTTGGCGAGCGTCACCGAGCTGGTTTGCGGTGCGTTGCTGGTCATCGGTCTGCTCAACCCCGTCGGCGCGGCCGGATGTGTAGGGGTGATGGTGGTGGCGTGGATCACCAACCATCGTCCCAACGGTTTCTTCATCTTCCGGCCGGGCGAGGGTTACGAGTACGTCATGAACCTGGCCGCCGCGGGTTTGGCTCTCGGTGCGGTCGGTGCTGGCAAGTACTCCGCGGACTATCTCCTCAACCTGCACGAGGACCTCGCCGGGTCGTTGGGGCTGGCCATCACCGCCATCGCCGGTATCGGTGGCGCCCTCGTGCTGCTGGCGGTCTTCTGGCGACCCGAACCGCAGGAGGCGAAGACGAGCTGATGGCCAAGGGAGCTCAGTTCCCCGAGGAGCTGCTCAGGTTCAACGCCTTCCTCGCCGAGCAGGAGGAGCGAGCGCGCGAGCAGCGGCGAGTCAGCAAGGCTGAGCGAGCCAAGCAGCTGGCGGCGGCGCGCGTCCGTGAGGTGCAGGCCGATCCTCGAGCAACTCGGGAGGAGAAGCTGGCAGCCGAGGTTGCGTACCGGCAAGCGGTCGATGCCTGGCGAGCTGCGCGGCGAGGTGCGGAAGGTGGTGCCGGGGAGTCGCCGAGTGACGGGGCTGATGAGGCTGCCGGCTGAGCAGGTGCGCGTGCTGGGCTGCCTGGTCGAGAAGGAGACCACCACTCCGCAGTCCTACCCGTTGACCCTCAACGCGCTGCGTCTGGCATGCAACCAATCCACCAACCGTGAGCCGGTGATGGATCTCAACGACCGCCAGGTCGAAGCGGCATTGGCGGCGTTGCGTGAACGCGGGCTGGTGCGGGTCGTGTACAGCTCCTCGAACCGGGTACCCAAGTATCGCCACGTTCTCGACGAGGCATGGGAGCTCGACCACGCTGCGTTGGCCGTGCTGTCGGTGCTCTCGTTGCGGGGTCCGCAGACGGTTGGCGAGCTCAAGTCGCGCACGGAGCGCCAGCACATGTTCACCGATCTGGCGGAGGTGCAGTCGGCGCTCGACCGCCTGGTGGGAAGCCGACCGGAGCCGTTGGTGGTGAGGCTGGAGCGACGGCCCGGCCAGAAGGAGGTGCGCTACGCGGTGGCGTTCGGCGAGGATGCCGACGTTCGAGCCGGGACCGCTGAACCGTCGGGCGGGCCGGTCGTCGGGCTGGACGAGCTCGCAGCCGAGGTGGGCCGGCTGCGCGGGGATCTCGACGAGCTTCGCACCGCTTTCGAGGCGTTCCGGACCTCGTTCGAGTAACCCGCCAGGCTGACCCGGCTTCAGCGCAGCGCCTGGGCCATCTCGCCGATCGCTCTCGCGATCTCGAGATGGGCGGCGGGGTCGGCAAGTCCTGATGCCCGGTCGTTCACCTGCTCGGCCAGCAGCCGCAGCTGGGTCGCCACCGACTCGGCTTCGGCGCGGGTCACGCTGTCGCGGTCGCTCCGCAACAGGGGGGTGATCTGCGCTGCTTGCACGGCCACCGCCGCAGCACCTTCGTCAGCAGGGAGGCGCTCGTCGAGGACCGCCTTCGCTGTCTCGATGACGAAGCGGACGCGGTCTGATGGATGCACCGGCCAAGCCTCTCACGTGGTGGGGGAGCGTGCAGGGGACGACGGACCCGTGGCCGCCCGCGATGGCGTGCCGTGCCCGGAAGGGTCAACGCTCCGACCCCAGCTCAGTGATCGAAGGAGGCGGTGGGCGCCGATGCTGTGGCGAGCGCTTCGTCGATGTCGAAGTACTCGCGCTCGTTGAAGCGGAAGGCTCTCGCGACCAGGTTCGCGGGGATGCTCTGCACGCGGGTGTTGTAGTCTCGCACGTTGTTGTTGTAGAAGCGCCGCGCGGCCTGGATACGGTCCTCGGTGGCGACGAGCTGACGCTGCAGGTCGAGGAATCCCTCGTTCGCCTCGAGGTCCGGATAGGCCTCGGCAACGGCCAGGAGCCCGCGGAGCGCCGAGACCAGCACGTTCTCGTCGGCCGCCTGCGTGGCCGGTGAACCGTTCGATTCGGCCGCCTGCGAGCGGGCCTGCGTCAGCGCCTCCAGCGCCGCTCGCTCATGGTGTGCATAGCCCCGTACCGTCTCGACCAGGTTGGGGATCAGGTCGTACCGCCGGCGCAGCTCGGTGTCAACGTTTGCCCAGGCATTGTCGATGAGCTGGTGCTGGCGGACGAAACGGTTGTAGGAGGCGACGACGGCGAGGACGAGCACCACGAGCACCCCGCCGAGCCCGAGGATCACGATCATGGATTCAACGCTCGTAGGTCCCGGTCATCACGGCCGGTGGTGCGGCCTGGGGGGCACGCTCGATGATGTCGATCGCTCTGGCAGGGTCTTGGCCTTCGACCACTCCTGAGGGAGCGGCGAGCGCGTAGAGCACGAAGTCGTAGTGGTGGGTCGACCCCGGAGGGGGGCAAGGCCCGAACCAGCCGACCGTGCGGGCGGAGGTGCTGGCCTGCACGGCGCCGCTGGGGACGGTTCCTTCTTCGATCGCGGTCGTCGATGGGGGGATGCCGGCCAACACCCAGTGCACGAAGTCGTTCGCATCGGCATCGGTGACCACGATCGCCAGTTCCGCGGTGCCGGGGGGGATCTGCGAGATGACCAGTGGGGGGGAGACGTTGGTGCCGTCGCACGTGTAGCGCTCGGGGATGACCGCTCCGGGGGCCCACGCGTCGGTGGTGAGCGCGAACACCGTCCCGAGGGTGGTGGAGGAGCCGAGCGTTCCCGCCGGTGCCGGCCGGCGTGGTGGGGCGGTGGCGCCAGGTGCCGGATCGCGCAGCTCCCGACCGGAGGAGCCACAGCTCGAGGTGGCCAGCGCGATGAGCACGGCGAGGGCGACGGCGACGGTTCGGGTCACGTTGCGGGTGGGCATCGACCGCTCAGGCTACGCGGCCGGTCGGGGCCGACGGGGACCCGTGCCCTATGCTGGGCTTTTGAGGGCCTCGGGCCCGCTGCTCGGATGGACGAACGACCTCGCAACTTGCGCACGATGCTCTCGGAGGCGAAGGACACCTCCGAGCTGATGGTCGACTTGGCGTACGCCGCGCTCTACTTCGGGGATCCTGACATGGCCGAGGAGGTCCAGGAGCTGGAACAGCAGATGAGCGCGCTGGTCCACGACATGCGGGAGGTGGCGATCCTCGCGGCTCGCAACCCTCGCGAGGCTGAGGCGATGGCGTCGGTGCTCCAGGTCATCTCGGCGATCGAGCGCATCGCCGGCGATGCGGTCGACATCGCGCGCATCGTGACCCACCGGCTGGGTATCCCGCGCGAGCTGGTCGCCGACTTGTCCTCCGCGGCCGAGGTGTCGCATCGGGTGCTGGTGCGGGAGGGCTCCCACATGGCCCACCGTCCGCTGAGTGCACTGGAGTTGCCGGTCGCCACGGGCATGCGGGTGATGGCCATCCGCCGAGGTCGGGACTGGGTCACCGACGTCGAGGGCGACGAGGTGCTGCTACCGGGCGACGTGCTGTTCCTCGAGGGGCCTCCGGCGGGGATCATCCGGGTTCGAGAGCTGGCGAACGCGCCGTTCTGGGAGCCACCCACGCCACCCGAGGACGGCAGCCTCTCGGATCTCGATCGAGCGGTCGACGTGCTGGTGGAGATGAAGAACGTGTCCGAGGTGGCAGTGGGCCTGGCGTACTCGGCCATCGTCTTCCGTGACCAGGGTCTGGCCGCGGAGGTGCGTCATCTCGAGACTCGCCTCGACGAGATGAAGGACCGCTTGGAGGTGTGGGTCCTGCGCGCGGGGGCCGAGGCGATCGACCCATCTCCGCTTCGTGGGCTGTTGCATCTCTCGCAGGCGGCGGAGGACATGGGCGACGCGGCCCAGCAGATGGTGTGGATCATCGAGCAGGGTGAGGCGGTGCACCCGATCCTGAACCTGGCGCTCGGCGAAGCCGATGAAGTGGTGGTGCGCATGCCGGTCGCCGAGTGGTCGACCGCGGCCGGTTCCACGCTGTCGGAGTTGCAGCTCAACACCGATCCGGGGTTCCACGTGCTCGCCGTGCGGCGCGGCGGGCGCTACTTCTATCGGCCGCGCGGCAGCGTACGGCTCCAGGCCGATGACGAGCTGATCGCGTCCGGACCCGATGAGGGCCGGGAGATCCTGGCTCAGCTCTTGGGCTGGGACCTCCTCGCCCGCGACGATGACACCGGCGAGTTCGACCTTGCACCGCTGCGGGAGAAGGTGCCCGTTCGTACCTGGGATCCGAACCAGCTCTGAGCAGGCGGGTGCGCGCCTGCCGCTCAGGTGGCCGGTGGTGACGGAGGGGCAGGAACTGGCTCGTTCTGGCCCGGGCTGCTCCCGGCGTGGCCGTCGAACAGCTCGCCGATCGACGCGATCGAGCCCGCGATGCCCGACAGTTCCGCGGGCAGGATGATCTTCGTCGCTCGACCGTCGGCGACCCGCTCCAACGACTGCAGGTAGCGGATCGCGATGAGGTCTGGGGTGGGATCGCCGTCGTGGATTGCGGCGTATACGGACCGGATCGCAGCTGCCTCGCCGTCGGCGACCACCTGCTGGCGGTACTGTTCCGCGTCGGCGACGGCGCGGATGGCCTGTGCCTGGCCTTCGGCCTCGAGGATCTGGCTTTGCTTGACGCCCTCCGCGGTGAGGATCGCGGCCTGCTTCTCGCCTTCGGCTCGGGCGATGGCCGCCGCACGGGCACCGTCGGCTTCCGTGACCACGGCGCGGCGGGTGCGCTCGGCCTTCATCTGCTCGTGCATGGCGCCCATCACGTCGGGCGGTGGGTCGATGCGTTGGATCTCGACCCGTACCACGCGCACGCCCCACTTGTCGGTGGCGTCATCGAGGATCTGGCGCAGCTCGGCATTGATCTTCTCCCGTGAGGTGAGCGCCTGGTCGAGGTCCATGTCACCGATGAGGTTGCGCAGGTTGGTCTGCGCCAACTTCGTCACGGCGAGGATGAAGTTGGCCACGTTGTAGACCAGCCGGGTCGGATCGGTGGGCTCGTAGTACACGACGGCGTCGACCGACACCACGACGTTGTCCTTGGTGATGACCTCTTGCGGTGGGACGTCGACGACCTGCTCCCGCATGTCGACGAGCTGCAGCTTCTGGACGATTGGGTAGATGATCCGCAGGCCCGGGTCGACGGTCTCCTTGTACTTGCCGAGCTGCTCGACGAGACCTCGCTGGTAGGGGCGGACCACGCGCACACCAGCGGCCACGTAGAAGAAGAAGAAGACGACGAAGATGGCGACGACGCCTGCGATGACGGTGGTCACGATTGCTCCTGTCTCAACTCGAGGGTTCGACTCGCGCGCGAGTCCCTCGCACGTCGCGCACGGTGACCGTGCTGCCGGCGGGGATGGGGTGGCCGTCGATGCTTTCGGCCCGCCACTGCTCCGCCCCGACCCGGATCATGCCGAAGTCGCCCGGCGGGATCTCTTCCAGCACCACCCCCTGCATCCCCACCAGACGCTTCGCGCCGACGCCCTGCGCGGGAGGGATCGACCGGTCGAGGCGGTGGGCGAGCGGGCGCAGGGCGGCGAAGACCGCGACCGACACGAGTGCGAAGGTGAGGAACTGCCAGGCCACCCCGACACCAAGGAACGCCAGCACGGCGGCCGCGACCGCGCCGATGGAGAAGGGGACGAGGAAGAAGCCCGTCGTGGCCATCTCGCCCAGCCCGGCAACGACCGCGAGGACCAGCCAGATCCACCGCCAGACATCAGGATCGTCCATGGCAACCTTTCGGAGATCCGGTCGTGCGCATCGCGCCCGGTGTGGATCAGGGTACCGACCGTCGCCGGTCGGCACCGGGGAATTCCTCGCTAGCGTTGATTTCGTGAGCGATCAGGCCGCGCCGCTGTGCTTGCTGACGGTCCACGCGCACCCCGACGACGAAGCCTCGAAAGGCGCCTCGACCGTTGCTCGCTACAAGGCGCAAGGGGTGCGCACCGTGCTCGTCACCTGTACCGGGGGTGAGGAGGGCGAGATCCTCAACCCGGCTATGGACACTCCGGAGGTCCGCCAGCATCTGGCCCAGGTCCGTCGCGACGAGCTCGATCTGGCGTCGAAGATCATCGGCTACGACGCGGTGGTGCTGCTCGGCTACCGGGACTCGGGCATGCCGGGCTCGGAGGCGAACACCCGCCCAGAGGCGTTCGCCAACGCGGACCTCG
Protein-coding sequences here:
- a CDS encoding Y-family DNA polymerase; this encodes MTAVPVRTLVVWCPDWPVIAAGLAPTAPAIVLHANRVLACSPAARRDGVRRGQRRREAQGRSPAVQVVERDDARDARRFEPVVQALERFTPRLEVSRPGTCAFAVRGPSRYFGGDESLVHQVHAAVRRQLEPGWDAYVRVGVADNPFAARWAARTAEPVTVVPPGESAAFLAPLPIAALERPELVDVLERLGLHTLGQFAALDAADVVARFGAEGLGAHRLARGLDELPPASTPPPPDLEVVHELDPPADRVDTAAFVAKTLADELHARLGALGLACTRVRIIAETGHGERLERCWRHEGALSAGGVADRVRWQLDGWLNGSAATRPTAGITRLVLVPDGVVAATGRQLGFWGGETAAADRVARAVARVQGLLGSGAASVPEWRGGRGPGERYGLAPAAGIDLAAPRSVVPPRAVSAPWPGRIPAPSPATVPADPIPAEVRDAAGHPVGVSARGLATAEPHEVRIGAGPWQPVEAWAGPWPADERWWDPETHRRRARWQIIAAGRAGLFAVEGGRWWVEALYD
- a CDS encoding HNH endonuclease, whose translation is MAGTDVPTLVALEAEICAIAASLAASRAQLLALVGEFDAAGGWVANGARSCAHWLAELLDIELSTAREHVRVARALRELPVTKQQFDANELSYAKVRQLTRVATADNEAELVALAHVCAAGELPRRLADWQRQHEPDRARERKWVERGLWFRDEPNGNRTLIAQLPAEQVTMLETLVDAEVLSGATSASGAGTPLRHQRADAFARLIDRLVADASADASGEAGRRVELVLHRRMGETSLGDGIVLPEPVARQFTCDADLRVMTHWADGSPADVGRRHRLVTPRLRRLVTERDGGRCRYPGCRARHFIKVHHIVHWEDGGHTLLANLISLCGYHHRFVHEHGWPAGFDPHQAVGAASPRAA
- a CDS encoding error-prone DNA polymerase; translated protein: MTFGNPQISWRELERRLSGRSRPDTGLIGDGSDSPAWSRRRPAYEPQSPARRRGSVPYAELHCHSNFSFLDGASHPEELVEEAARLGLEALALTDHDGFYGVVRFAEAARALELPTIFGAELTLDRASAPVGMPDPGVHARRGLIESHVVVLARDPRGYALLARAISEAQLRGEKGAPRASLAELSRLGGTAAPPTDQGHWIVLTGCRKGAVPAALEREGPTAASHELDRLVDLFGREHVAVELWDHDGPLDSARNDALTEIAIRAGVELVVTNNVHYARPSRHRVATALAAVRAGRSLDEMDGWLPASASAHLRSGAEQARRFARYPGVVERAAELGLACAFDLSLIAPRLPPFPCPDGLDEMAYLRRLTEQGAERRYGPRHAERVPGAWVQIDHELEVIEMLGYPGYFLIVWDLVEFCRQRNIYCQGRGSAANSAVCYALGITKADAVSLGLLFERFLSPERDGPPDIDIDIEGGRREEVIQYVYERYGRHDAAQVANVITYRARSAVRDMARALGFSTGQQDAWAKQVDRWSSIDAIDVHPDHGVPAPVLELAAQIQDFPRHLGIHSGGMVLCDRPVIEVCPVEWARMADRSVLQWDKDDCAAVGLVKFDLLGLGMLSALHHAVDLVREAHGVEIDLADIPQDDAVYDMLCDADTVGVFQVESRAQMATLPRLKPRTFYDLVVEVALIRPGPIQGGSVHPYIRRRNGTEPVTFPHPLLQRSLAKTLGVPLFQEQLMQMAIDVAGFTPGEADQLRQAMGSKRSHQRMERLRARLYEGMADRGITGEVADQIYEKLAAFANFGFPESHSVSFAYLVYASAWIKRYYPAAFCAALLNAQPMGFYSPHSLIQDARRHGVEVRTPDLNASRAKASLEWQESSTMMSPVAKLHPHAPDTPQPALRLGLGSVRTLGDDLAERLVAERDADGPYLSMEDLKRRVQGLRLDTLEALATAGAFGCFTDRTGESLDRRRALWSVGALSQTGGDRLPGIVTGTEAPSLPGMSERERSAADLWATGVAPDGHPTRFVRAELDRLGVVPAAALREVEPGSRVFVGGVVTHRQRPATAAGTTFISIEDETGLVNVVCSRGCWSRYRRVARSSPALLIRGRVEAAEGVVNVVAESVSPLPVDTTALVARDFR
- a CDS encoding DoxX family protein; the encoded protein is MKELVITDAAVSVGILILRLSVGATLIAHGYNHIWGGGKIQGTARWFQGLGLKPGALHAWLASVTELVCGALLVIGLLNPVGAAGCVGVMVVAWITNHRPNGFFIFRPGEGYEYVMNLAAAGLALGAVGAGKYSADYLLNLHEDLAGSLGLAITAIAGIGGALVLLAVFWRPEPQEAKTS
- a CDS encoding YceH family protein, coding for MRLPAEQVRVLGCLVEKETTTPQSYPLTLNALRLACNQSTNREPVMDLNDRQVEAALAALRERGLVRVVYSSSNRVPKYRHVLDEAWELDHAALAVLSVLSLRGPQTVGELKSRTERQHMFTDLAEVQSALDRLVGSRPEPLVVRLERRPGQKEVRYAVAFGEDADVRAGTAEPSGGPVVGLDELAAEVGRLRGDLDELRTAFEAFRTSFE